The Medicago truncatula cultivar Jemalong A17 chromosome 4, MtrunA17r5.0-ANR, whole genome shotgun sequence genome includes a region encoding these proteins:
- the LOC11443782 gene encoding U4/U6.U5 small nuclear ribonucleoprotein 27 kDa protein gives MSDRDRHRDRERDRRRDKDDRDRDVDRDRNRDRDRARSKRSRTRSPDRVRSRHSRSRSPVDRSHRRRHHRTPSPDPPRKRHRRDSVDDEPKEHKETKKVVSDFVDGIAKEQQQQKQKENGEEVDVNEDEIEMMKMMGIPVGFDSTKGKPVPGADVSGVRAVTKRQPRQYMNRRGGFNRPLPAEKNR, from the coding sequence ATGAGCGACCGTGACCGCCACCGCGACAGAGAAAGAGATCGAAGACGAGACAAAGACGACCGCGACCGTGACGTCGATCGTGATCGCAACCGTGATCGCGACAGAGCACGCAGCAAGAGATCCCGTACACGTTCACCGGACCGTGTACGCTCTCGTCACTCTCGCTCCCGTTCTCCCGTCGATCGTTCTCACCGTCGACGCCACCACCGAACACCTTCTCCAGATCCTCCTAGAAAGCGTCACCGGCGTGACTCCGTCGATGACGAGCCGAAAGAACACAAAGAGACGAAGAAAGTGGTGTCTGACTTTGTTGACGGAATCGCGAAGGAACAACAGCAGCAAAAGCAGAAAGAGAATGGAGAAGAAGTTGATGTGAACGAAGATGAGATcgagatgatgaagatgatgggaATTCctgttggttttgattccactaAGGGAAAACCGGTACCTGGTGCTGACGTCAGCGGTGTTAGAGCGGTTACGAAACGGCAGCCTAGGCAGTATATGAATCGTCGTGGTGGATTCAATCGTCCATTGCCTGCTGAGAAGAATCGCTAG
- the LOC11446762 gene encoding ribulose bisphosphate carboxylase small chain clone 512, whose amino-acid sequence MSAGTFAAPVAGPGFVGLKSNSSSLWPSATYSIEWKKKTVSNGSKIHCMKTWNPINNKKFETLSYLPPLSDDSIAKEIDYMLKKRWTPCLEFDEFGCIHRANSQMPGYYDGRYWTLWKLPMFGCNDSSQVLNEINECKKTYPNAYIRCLAFDNKRHMQAMAFVIHKPTTTTTN is encoded by the exons atgtCTGCTGGAACATTTGCAGCTCCAGTTGCTGGGCCTGGCTTTGTGGGCTTGAAGTCCAACTCATCAAGTCTTTGGCCCAGTGCTACTTATTCCATTGAATGGAAAAAGAAGACTGTCTCCAATGGTTCTAAAATTCACTGCATGAAG ACATGGAATCCCATCAATAATAAGAAATTTGAAACACTTTCCTATCTACCACCCCTTTCTGATGACTCAATTGCAAAGGAGATTGACTACATGCTCAAGAAGAGATGGACACCTTGCCTTGAATTTGATGAG TTTGGGTGTATTCATAGAGCAAATAGCCAGATGCCAGGATACTATGATGGGAGATATTGGACATTATGGAAGCTACCAATGTTTGGTTGTAACGACTCTTCACAAGTGCTTAATGAGATTAATGAATGCAAAAAGACATATCCAAATGCATATATAAGATGCTTAGCATTTGACAACAAGCGACACATGCAAGCCATGGCTTTTGTTATTCACAAACCTACTACCACCACAACTAATTAA